The following are encoded together in the Bacillota bacterium genome:
- a CDS encoding cysteine--tRNA ligase, giving the protein MGIRIYNTLTKRKEDFIPRQPGRVDIYQCGVTPYDYTHMGHARQYVLWDIIRKYLRYRGFQTFCVQNVTDIEDKIIARAAAKGISPSELARQFDQEFLETMEALGVEPPDVYPRVTDHIDDIIAVIDGLVRNGHAYETENGVYFDVASFPGYGKLSGRTRDEMLAGARVEVDEKKKDPADFALWKKAKPGEPAWNSPWGPGRPGWHIECSTLALKYLGSGFDMHGGGTDLIFPHHENEIAQAEAYTGKEPFVRYWVHHEMLNVDREKMSKSLGNLFTVRDVLRDFRPEEVRYFLVSTHYRSPANFGVAELESARSALDRLLNALDAIDHALKSFASSSSPAGQGTPAEVIPDSDSKTGEGPEGSSILAQELIQQIEKARRDFIEAMDDDFNTAGALGALHSLARAANTFLRRKPMPTSAEEVAGLKAARETLLELGDLLGIYPRGIQTAGTDHDLFERLIEFIVEVRDSARRRKDWQVADEIRDGLGRLGIILEDTPQGTRWKKERI; this is encoded by the coding sequence ATGGGTATAAGGATATACAATACGCTTACGAAAAGAAAAGAAGATTTCATTCCGAGACAGCCAGGAAGGGTCGATATCTATCAATGTGGCGTTACCCCTTATGATTACACTCATATGGGACATGCCCGGCAATATGTCTTGTGGGATATCATAAGGAAATACCTTAGATATAGGGGGTTTCAGACATTCTGTGTCCAAAACGTCACAGACATAGAGGATAAGATCATTGCCAGGGCGGCAGCTAAGGGAATATCTCCTTCGGAGCTCGCAAGGCAGTTTGATCAGGAATTTCTGGAAACGATGGAGGCATTGGGGGTAGAACCTCCAGACGTTTATCCGAGGGTCACGGATCATATCGATGACATCATAGCCGTGATCGATGGCTTGGTTAGAAACGGTCATGCCTATGAGACAGAAAATGGCGTTTACTTCGATGTTGCTTCATTTCCGGGGTACGGTAAGCTCTCGGGGCGGACTCGAGATGAGATGTTGGCGGGCGCAAGGGTGGAAGTTGATGAAAAAAAGAAAGATCCAGCGGATTTTGCATTGTGGAAAAAGGCCAAGCCAGGGGAGCCTGCGTGGAATAGCCCCTGGGGCCCCGGGAGGCCGGGGTGGCATATAGAATGCTCGACCCTGGCGTTGAAATATCTTGGGAGCGGATTCGACATGCATGGGGGAGGGACAGACCTCATCTTCCCTCACCATGAGAACGAGATCGCACAAGCCGAGGCGTACACGGGTAAGGAGCCTTTCGTAAGATATTGGGTCCATCATGAGATGCTCAATGTCGATCGGGAAAAGATGTCGAAATCTCTTGGCAACCTTTTCACCGTCCGTGATGTCTTGAGAGATTTCAGACCTGAAGAGGTCAGATATTTCCTTGTATCTACCCATTACCGTAGCCCGGCCAATTTCGGCGTCGCTGAATTAGAATCCGCAAGGAGCGCCCTGGACCGTCTCCTAAATGCACTGGATGCCATTGACCATGCCCTGAAATCTTTTGCCAGCAGCAGTTCACCCGCTGGCCAAGGTACACCCGCCGAAGTCATCCCCGACAGTGATTCAAAGACGGGAGAAGGTCCGGAGGGTTCATCGATTCTAGCGCAAGAACTGATTCAACAGATAGAAAAGGCGCGCAGGGATTTCATCGAGGCTATGGATGATGATTTCAACACGGCCGGCGCCCTTGGGGCGCTGCACTCTCTGGCTCGTGCGGCAAATACCTTCCTGAGACGAAAGCCCATGCCCACATCGGCGGAGGAAGTTGCAGGCTTGAAAGCCGCCAGGGAGACCCTTTTAGAGCTCGGAGATCTATTGGGGATTTACCCGCGGGGTATTCAAACGGCAGGGACAGATCATGACCTCTTTGAGCGGTTGATTGAATTCATTGTGGAGGTCCGGGACAGCGCGAGGCGGCGTAAGGATTGGCAGGTTGCCGATGAGATTCGCGATGGGCTTGGCAGACTGGGCATAATCCTGGAGGACACCCCGCAAGGCACCAGGTGGAAGAAGGAGAGAATTTGA
- the ispD gene encoding 2-C-methyl-D-erythritol 4-phosphate cytidylyltransferase, with product MGDTACIIVAAGASSRMGQGIDKMRLCLAGRPLLAYAISAFEDSPDVDEIILVVREDSREWVSLDLLPQIPHDKVSSIVSGGSTRQKSVFNGLLCLRDETEIVVVHDGARPLVRGETIHEVVGCAREFGAAVCGVRVKDTIKEVGADGLVSRTLERDLLWSVQTPQAFDKSILITSHKLAEEEGFLGTDDASLVERYGFKVKMVPGSYDNIKITTSSDVMLFEAFWRERN from the coding sequence ATGGGAGACACTGCCTGTATTATTGTAGCCGCAGGCGCCAGCAGTAGGATGGGGCAAGGGATTGACAAGATGAGGCTGTGCCTGGCAGGACGGCCTCTTCTTGCGTACGCTATATCTGCATTCGAGGATTCTCCAGATGTGGATGAGATCATCTTGGTGGTCCGTGAAGATAGTAGAGAGTGGGTTTCTCTCGATCTTCTCCCTCAAATCCCGCATGATAAGGTCTCATCCATTGTCTCCGGCGGCAGCACCAGACAGAAATCCGTTTTTAACGGTTTGCTTTGTCTTCGTGATGAAACCGAGATAGTGGTGGTTCACGATGGCGCCAGGCCTCTCGTAAGAGGGGAAACCATCCATGAGGTTGTCGGGTGCGCCCGCGAGTTCGGGGCCGCAGTATGTGGAGTCCGGGTCAAGGATACTATCAAAGAAGTCGGGGCAGACGGCTTGGTTTCACGCACTCTAGAGCGAGATCTCCTATGGTCCGTCCAAACGCCCCAGGCTTTCGATAAATCTATATTGATCACCTCTCATAAACTTGCAGAGGAGGAAGGTTTTCTGGGAACGGATGACGCGAGTCTCGTCGAGCGTTATGGGTTTAAGGTGAAGATGGTTCCTGGCTCATATGATAATATAAAGATCACCACCAGTTCGGACGTGATGCTTTTTGAGGCTTTTTGGAGGGAGAGAAATTGA
- the murA gene encoding UDP-N-acetylglucosamine 1-carboxyvinyltransferase, giving the protein MGTLLIEGGYRLNGTIKLTGGKNSALGIIAGAALGYGKTILENVPNYTDTHILCDILKELGAEIEWPAPGVLAIDGTNIGNDTPSYELVRKLRASFYTAGLLLSRLGRASVPFPGGDMIGARGIDFHLNGFRALGADVSIEHGYVKLRAGRLRGADFYVGKASHGTTVNMMLAAVCAEGTTILENAARDPEIVDLSVLLNSMGAKIRGAGTGTIRIDGVERLGATRHEIIPDRLEAGTFMIAAAATGGDIVVEDAVAEHLTTVIIKLREAGVEIIEVPEGLRVIGPEHPVAVNIETQPYPGFPTDLQPQFTALMTRCNGIAAITETRFESRFGYADELRRMGANLQVDRDTIIVRGVDKLTGAPLESPRDIRGGAALIIAGLMAEGITEVHGMEHIDRGYDRIEEKLSSLGAKVRRLEK; this is encoded by the coding sequence GTGGGTACACTCCTGATAGAAGGTGGATACAGGCTTAATGGGACTATCAAACTTACTGGAGGAAAGAATAGCGCTCTAGGGATAATTGCCGGAGCCGCCTTGGGATATGGGAAGACCATCCTTGAAAATGTCCCGAATTATACAGACACTCATATATTGTGTGATATCCTAAAGGAGCTTGGGGCTGAGATTGAGTGGCCTGCGCCAGGAGTCCTGGCTATTGATGGGACTAATATAGGGAATGACACCCCTTCTTATGAGCTGGTAAGAAAGCTCAGGGCGTCATTTTACACCGCCGGCTTACTGCTGAGCAGACTCGGCAGGGCTTCTGTCCCGTTTCCCGGAGGTGACATGATTGGAGCACGGGGAATCGACTTTCATCTCAATGGCTTTAGGGCATTGGGCGCGGATGTATCTATAGAGCATGGCTATGTAAAGCTGAGAGCGGGCAGGTTGAGGGGTGCGGATTTCTATGTGGGAAAGGCGAGCCATGGCACGACGGTGAATATGATGCTGGCCGCGGTATGCGCCGAGGGAACCACTATCTTGGAGAATGCCGCCCGTGATCCCGAGATTGTAGACCTCAGCGTGCTCTTGAACAGTATGGGGGCCAAGATCAGGGGAGCCGGAACGGGCACGATACGGATCGATGGAGTGGAACGTCTTGGAGCGACCCGGCATGAGATCATCCCTGACAGGCTTGAGGCCGGCACCTTCATGATAGCCGCTGCCGCGACAGGTGGGGATATCGTAGTAGAGGATGCCGTGGCCGAGCATCTAACCACCGTCATCATCAAACTAAGAGAGGCTGGCGTTGAGATCATCGAAGTGCCTGAGGGCCTGCGTGTTATTGGCCCCGAGCACCCCGTAGCCGTAAATATCGAAACCCAACCTTATCCAGGATTTCCTACAGATTTACAACCCCAGTTCACCGCCTTGATGACAAGATGTAATGGGATCGCAGCCATTACAGAGACCCGGTTCGAAAGCCGTTTTGGGTATGCTGACGAACTCAGGAGGATGGGGGCCAATTTACAGGTGGACCGGGATACCATAATAGTGAGAGGAGTGGATAAGCTAACCGGCGCTCCTCTTGAATCTCCTAGGGACATAAGGGGCGGTGCTGCCCTGATAATCGCAGGGCTAATGGCGGAAGGGATTACAGAGGTCCATGGCATGGAGCATATAGACCGCGGTTATGACCGCATCGAAGAAAAGCTGTCTAGTCTCGGCGCCAAAGTAAGACGCCTGGAGAAATAG
- the radA gene encoding DNA repair protein RadA, producing the protein MSKVKSRFVCQKCGYETLKWLGRCPDCGSWNTLVEERVQESAPGKGQALPKEAPLSILSADARPDERFSSGFSELDRVLGGGIVPGSVVLVAGDPGIGKSTLLLQLADRVASQGFTVLYVSGEESSRQVSLRARRLGLGSEKLMVVSETNMEAIEQHVTQVQPNLMVIDSIQTMWVPQLESSPGSVSQIRESAAQLVRMAKLSGCAIFVVGHVTKSGVIAGPRVLEHMVDTVLYFEGERNHSFRILRGVKNRFGSTNEIGIFEMGDSGLAQVMNPSAFFLSDRASAVQGVAVAASMEGTRPILVEIEALVTRSTYGNPRRVAIGVDYNRVAIILAVLEKRVGLFVSGEDVYVSVAGGLKLDDPASDLAVASAIASSFRGHPISASSVLIGEIGLTGELRSVSRIEPRIMEAARLGFKRCIIPCRNLRTAKALSAQLEILGAETVSQALEYTEGGAPGAGR; encoded by the coding sequence ATGTCGAAGGTAAAGAGTAGGTTCGTCTGCCAGAAGTGCGGCTATGAGACTTTAAAATGGCTTGGCAGGTGCCCTGATTGTGGTTCCTGGAATACCTTGGTGGAAGAAAGGGTACAGGAATCAGCCCCTGGTAAGGGACAAGCTCTCCCTAAGGAGGCACCTCTGTCAATTCTCTCGGCTGACGCCAGGCCTGACGAACGTTTCTCCTCGGGATTCAGCGAGCTTGACAGAGTGCTTGGAGGCGGGATCGTTCCCGGCTCAGTGGTTCTGGTAGCCGGTGACCCAGGGATCGGCAAATCTACATTGCTGCTTCAACTGGCTGACAGAGTAGCTTCGCAAGGGTTTACTGTTCTATACGTTTCAGGTGAGGAGTCCTCGAGGCAGGTGTCACTTCGCGCCCGGCGGCTTGGCCTCGGATCAGAGAAGTTGATGGTGGTATCCGAAACAAATATGGAAGCCATTGAGCAGCATGTGACACAGGTACAGCCGAATCTCATGGTGATTGACTCGATTCAGACCATGTGGGTGCCGCAGCTTGAATCGTCTCCCGGGAGCGTGTCCCAAATCCGCGAATCTGCCGCTCAGCTTGTGAGAATGGCCAAGTTGTCTGGATGCGCCATATTCGTCGTGGGGCACGTCACAAAGTCCGGTGTGATCGCTGGTCCACGCGTGCTGGAGCACATGGTGGATACTGTCCTATATTTCGAAGGCGAAAGAAATCATTCGTTTCGCATTTTGAGAGGCGTCAAGAACCGGTTTGGGTCAACAAATGAGATAGGGATCTTCGAGATGGGGGATTCCGGCCTGGCCCAAGTTATGAACCCCTCAGCATTTTTCCTGTCCGACAGGGCATCGGCTGTCCAGGGTGTTGCTGTAGCTGCCAGCATGGAGGGGACCCGGCCCATCCTTGTGGAAATCGAGGCGCTGGTGACCAGATCCACCTATGGCAATCCTCGTCGAGTGGCGATCGGGGTCGATTACAACAGGGTCGCGATCATCCTAGCTGTGCTCGAAAAACGTGTAGGATTGTTCGTGAGCGGGGAAGATGTATATGTAAGCGTTGCTGGCGGATTGAAACTCGACGACCCGGCGTCCGACCTAGCTGTGGCTTCGGCGATCGCATCGAGCTTTAGAGGTCATCCCATCAGTGCATCTTCGGTATTGATCGGGGAAATAGGACTCACCGGCGAGCTACGGTCTGTGAGCCGGATTGAACCGCGGATCATGGAGGCCGCACGCCTGGGATTCAAGAGATGCATCATACCGTGTCGCAATCTGAGAACCGCGAAGGCTTTGAGCGCGCAGCTGGAGATCCTGGGCGCCGAAACCGTCAGCCAGGCGCTTGAATATACCGAGGGAGGTGCACCGGGTGCAGGTCGATGA
- a CDS encoding PIN/TRAM domain-containing protein, whose protein sequence is MIVGVFGAIIGLLIAVLLSLPLTQLPIIGRYLPVLVTVVLGYTGTMVAVRKKDELLGLFSIGARPQERHAAVVEKTPSLAKEHGVKPGSRNSWKILDTSVIIDGRIADICKSGFLEGTLVIPSFVLEELQKIADSSDVLKRNRGRRGLDILNKMQKEPGINVQIYETSVDESQDVDSRLIKLARAVGGKIVTNDYNLNKVCELRGVKVLNINELANALKPVVLPGEELTVKVIKDGKELGQGVGYLDDGTMIVIDGGRRYIGEDVDVLVTSVLQTAAGRMIFARPRAVSERGM, encoded by the coding sequence ATGATCGTCGGAGTCTTTGGCGCAATAATCGGTCTTTTGATAGCGGTGCTTTTATCTCTCCCGCTGACGCAACTGCCCATTATAGGTAGATACCTTCCAGTCCTTGTGACGGTTGTCCTGGGGTATACCGGGACAATGGTGGCTGTGAGGAAGAAGGATGAGCTGCTCGGTCTTTTCTCTATAGGCGCGAGACCTCAAGAAAGGCATGCAGCCGTGGTGGAGAAAACCCCGAGCCTGGCGAAGGAACACGGGGTGAAACCCGGGTCAAGGAATTCATGGAAGATCCTTGACACCAGTGTGATCATCGATGGCAGGATCGCTGACATATGCAAGAGCGGCTTTCTTGAAGGTACATTGGTCATACCAAGTTTTGTTCTGGAGGAACTTCAGAAGATCGCCGATTCATCCGATGTACTCAAGAGGAATCGTGGCAGACGTGGTCTAGACATACTGAATAAAATGCAGAAGGAGCCGGGGATCAATGTCCAGATCTACGAGACCAGCGTCGATGAATCGCAGGATGTGGATTCCAGGCTGATCAAATTGGCGCGCGCCGTCGGCGGCAAAATCGTGACAAACGACTATAATCTTAATAAAGTCTGTGAGTTGCGCGGGGTCAAGGTCCTCAATATCAACGAACTCGCCAATGCCCTCAAACCCGTGGTGTTGCCCGGGGAAGAGTTGACGGTGAAGGTGATAAAAGATGGTAAGGAACTTGGGCAGGGCGTTGGATATTTGGATGATGGTACCATGATAGTCATTGATGGAGGCAGGCGGTACATAGGCGAGGATGTTGATGTCCTTGTTACGAGTGTCCTCCAGACCGCCGCCGGCAGGATGATATTTGCGAGGCCCCGGGCAGTATCTGAACGCGGCATGTAA
- a CDS encoding CBS domain-containing protein: protein MCIGKRIKGERAVYVRQVMSGNPVVIEPEANLEEARKLILNSGTHILVVAENGDVRGVVSHLDLLRDIDGRTHVSDVMDRDFLRVHEEFDVREASNIMVERAKPAIVVLSHDDKLAGIVTPRDIMRALMADEVPMRLSVESAAIYLSMTRSREYEQYWLDKVEGYGYRAAATQVGAGPDKLALKLRESMIAAAVARGVIGESSREKIAISNAVRDAYAQLAMINPGLGGGFKLAVVRGDGRVSVSIFGRFGHALADGPEQLAVGYSII from the coding sequence ATGTGTATTGGAAAGCGCATAAAGGGGGAGCGGGCTGTGTATGTAAGACAGGTCATGTCAGGCAATCCCGTTGTAATAGAGCCAGAAGCCAACCTGGAAGAGGCAAGAAAGCTTATTCTAAATAGCGGCACTCATATTCTGGTAGTTGCAGAGAATGGTGATGTCAGGGGGGTCGTATCACATTTAGACCTTCTAAGGGACATAGATGGCCGGACTCATGTCAGTGATGTCATGGATCGTGATTTTCTAAGAGTTCATGAAGAATTCGATGTTCGTGAAGCATCCAATATTATGGTTGAGAGAGCCAAGCCAGCCATTGTGGTTCTGAGCCATGATGACAAGCTCGCGGGGATCGTCACGCCGCGTGATATAATGCGGGCGCTCATGGCTGATGAGGTGCCTATGCGATTGTCTGTAGAAAGTGCAGCCATTTACCTGTCTATGACTCGCAGCCGGGAATATGAACAATATTGGCTGGATAAGGTGGAGGGATATGGTTACCGCGCCGCAGCCACTCAGGTGGGAGCGGGACCCGATAAACTTGCATTGAAACTGCGTGAGAGCATGATCGCTGCCGCAGTGGCAAGGGGGGTCATAGGCGAGAGCTCTCGAGAAAAGATAGCTATATCAAACGCCGTGCGAGATGCATATGCCCAGCTTGCCATGATAAATCCCGGCCTCGGAGGTGGGTTTAAATTGGCGGTTGTCCGCGGCGACGGTCGCGTGTCTGTATCTATTTTCGGGAGGTTCGGTCACGCCCTTGCTGATGGTCCTGAACAGCTTGCGGTTGGATATAGTATCATTTGA
- a CDS encoding FAD-dependent thymidylate synthase: MSVKLISYTPDPERVVAAAARLCYSKIGAAKLFEDLTDERVGELIETLLSSGHLSPTEHASFTFAIEGVSRSLSHQCVRHRIASYSQQSQRWVDEKEFDYVIPPSIRDNHEALGIYTEAIAVIQDAYQKLQGMVPREDARFILPNACETKFVMTMNCRSLYNFFEKRLCQRAQWEIREMAQLMLIEVRRVAPRLFAKVGPSCETHGICTEGKFSCGRITQLNMAKNT; the protein is encoded by the coding sequence ATGAGTGTCAAGCTGATCTCTTACACCCCTGATCCAGAACGAGTTGTCGCCGCGGCTGCGCGGCTTTGTTATTCAAAGATCGGAGCAGCCAAGCTGTTTGAAGATCTGACTGACGAAAGAGTGGGGGAACTAATTGAGACCCTTCTATCTTCTGGACATCTATCCCCGACTGAACATGCCTCATTTACCTTTGCGATAGAAGGAGTGAGCCGGAGCCTTTCTCATCAGTGCGTGCGCCACCGCATAGCATCATATTCGCAGCAGTCTCAGAGATGGGTTGATGAGAAGGAGTTCGATTACGTTATTCCTCCTTCGATAAGAGACAACCATGAAGCATTGGGGATTTATACAGAGGCCATTGCAGTCATTCAAGATGCTTACCAAAAGCTGCAGGGCATGGTCCCTAGAGAAGATGCCCGATTTATTCTTCCGAATGCATGTGAGACCAAATTCGTCATGACGATGAATTGCCGGAGTCTTTACAACTTCTTCGAGAAGAGGCTGTGCCAGCGCGCCCAATGGGAAATCCGGGAGATGGCACAGCTCATGCTAATCGAAGTCAGGCGCGTCGCCCCAAGGTTGTTTGCCAAAGTGGGGCCTTCTTGTGAGACCCATGGGATCTGCACCGAGGGGAAATTCTCCTGCGGGCGAATCACCCAGCTCAATATGGCCAAGAATACTTGA
- a CDS encoding DUF1573 domain-containing protein — MRDLDQHDFQETVSACLIRHRSILDCLSKLQESSARVNRAVTKSVTCCGCLQINAKRQCVPENTPLAEAAKYMSTHIIGSLCPECREVVETELGGLLFYLVAVCTILGLDVGDILEKEQKYLSTLGVYNLL, encoded by the coding sequence ATGAGGGACCTTGACCAGCATGATTTTCAAGAAACTGTCTCAGCCTGTCTGATACGCCATAGAAGTATACTAGATTGTCTTTCGAAGCTTCAAGAATCAAGCGCAAGAGTAAATAGGGCGGTGACCAAGTCGGTGACATGCTGCGGGTGCCTGCAGATAAACGCCAAACGCCAGTGTGTCCCAGAGAATACGCCTCTTGCGGAGGCAGCAAAATATATGTCCACGCACATCATAGGGTCTCTCTGCCCTGAATGCCGCGAAGTCGTTGAAACAGAGCTCGGGGGATTGCTTTTCTATCTTGTAGCGGTATGCACGATTCTCGGCCTTGACGTTGGGGATATATTGGAAAAAGAGCAGAAATACCTATCTACATTGGGGGTGTACAACCTGCTTTAA
- a CDS encoding 2-C-methyl-D-erythritol 2,4-cyclodiphosphate synthase, with protein sequence MIRAGIGFDVHRLEEGRELWLGGIKIPYHKGLMGHSDADVLLHALADSLLGAAAMPDLGQLFPDTDPKYEGISSLELLSNVWARIRSSGYRVLNVDMVIIAEEPRIAPYIGDMKKKIAEVLQVSQDQVGIKAKTAEKLGAIGDLRGIEAYAVCVLESA encoded by the coding sequence TTGATAAGGGCCGGGATAGGATTTGATGTTCACAGGCTGGAGGAAGGTCGGGAACTGTGGCTCGGAGGCATAAAGATCCCATATCATAAGGGGCTTATGGGGCATTCTGATGCTGATGTCCTTCTGCACGCTCTCGCCGATTCTCTTCTTGGCGCTGCGGCCATGCCAGATCTCGGTCAGCTATTTCCGGATACTGATCCCAAATACGAAGGGATATCAAGTCTGGAACTGCTCTCAAATGTCTGGGCTCGAATAAGATCTTCGGGGTACAGGGTCCTCAACGTTGATATGGTCATCATAGCTGAGGAGCCTCGGATCGCGCCGTACATAGGTGACATGAAAAAAAAGATAGCCGAGGTTTTGCAGGTGAGCCAGGACCAGGTGGGCATCAAAGCCAAGACGGCTGAAAAATTGGGAGCTATAGGGGATCTTCGCGGGATAGAGGCATATGCTGTATGTGTATTGGAAAGCGCATAA
- a CDS encoding Mini-ribonuclease 3 encodes MEVIGRAHHHSPDPSRTASHVQGARGVHGAQEIVPTPDPHDLDIFPEISPLVLAYLGDAVYELCARTWAVAQRKDHSVEDLHKTVSRLVKADAQAKAFLRLEPCLTDEELWILHRGRNAKGRRHPKSAGVTAYRKSTGFEALIGYLYLTGRHERLMQLVDWSLEELTERD; translated from the coding sequence ATGGAGGTCATAGGTCGGGCACATCATCATAGCCCCGATCCTTCAAGGACTGCAAGCCATGTTCAGGGAGCTCGGGGTGTTCATGGCGCTCAGGAGATCGTGCCTACCCCTGACCCACATGATCTGGATATCTTTCCGGAGATCTCTCCTCTGGTCCTGGCTTATCTTGGTGATGCAGTATATGAACTTTGCGCCCGCACCTGGGCGGTTGCCCAGCGGAAGGACCATAGTGTTGAGGATCTTCACAAGACGGTATCAAGACTGGTCAAGGCGGATGCGCAGGCGAAGGCATTTCTACGTCTGGAGCCCTGCCTTACAGACGAGGAACTGTGGATACTACATCGGGGAAGAAATGCCAAAGGCCGCCGGCATCCCAAATCCGCTGGTGTCACTGCCTATCGGAAGAGCACTGGATTCGAGGCTCTGATTGGCTATTTGTATCTTACCGGTCGGCATGAACGTCTGATGCAGTTGGTGGATTGGAGCCTGGAAGAGCTTACGGAACGGGATTAG
- the disA gene encoding DNA integrity scanning protein DisA: protein MVAPGTLLNESLENIIRARTGALIVIGDGPDVIKITSGGFRLDCELTAARLYELAKMDGAIILDDEAKRIVLANVQLLPDPTIPSDETGSRHRTAERVAKQTHSTVLAVSQRRNVVTLYRNAIKYVLRDVGLTLAKANQAIQTLQEFRTILDKSLARLTILEFENAVTLGDPIWAVQRREMLRRVEAEIEHYVAELGVEGRLIEMQLQELVFDVENEGTNLVRDYMLPSDNRTIDSVKKQLKRLSFDELVDQVLIARALGFSTHMNLLEQPVCPRGYRILSKIPKIPSFVVDNIVETFGNLPAILNSSVEELDKVEGVGESRARTIKEGLKRLRESAMIERRP, encoded by the coding sequence ATGGTTGCTCCGGGGACTCTCTTGAATGAGAGCCTTGAGAACATCATAAGAGCCAGGACCGGGGCCCTCATTGTCATTGGAGATGGGCCGGATGTCATAAAGATCACGAGCGGGGGTTTCCGCCTGGATTGTGAGCTCACTGCTGCCCGCCTATATGAACTTGCAAAGATGGATGGGGCCATCATTCTCGATGATGAGGCCAAGAGAATCGTCCTCGCCAATGTTCAGTTGCTTCCTGATCCTACGATACCTTCAGATGAAACTGGCAGTCGCCATAGAACAGCAGAGCGAGTCGCGAAGCAGACCCATTCCACTGTGTTGGCCGTGTCTCAGAGACGGAATGTAGTGACTCTCTACAGAAACGCCATCAAATATGTTCTCAGAGATGTGGGGCTGACACTTGCAAAGGCCAATCAAGCTATACAGACGCTGCAGGAATTCAGGACCATTCTGGACAAATCCCTTGCCAGGCTTACCATTTTGGAGTTCGAAAACGCAGTCACCTTGGGTGACCCCATTTGGGCCGTCCAGAGAAGGGAAATGCTAAGGCGGGTTGAGGCGGAGATCGAGCATTATGTGGCCGAGCTTGGCGTGGAGGGACGCCTCATAGAGATGCAGCTGCAGGAACTCGTCTTTGACGTGGAAAATGAGGGCACAAATCTTGTGCGTGATTATATGCTCCCTTCCGACAATAGGACGATCGACTCGGTAAAGAAGCAGCTAAAAAGGCTATCATTTGATGAATTGGTGGACCAGGTCCTTATTGCCAGGGCATTAGGGTTTTCGACTCATATGAACCTGTTGGAGCAACCTGTATGTCCTAGAGGCTACCGGATCCTGTCCAAGATCCCCAAGATCCCTTCATTTGTGGTAGACAATATCGTGGAAACCTTCGGGAATCTACCTGCCATTCTCAACTCATCAGTTGAAGAGCTAGATAAGGTCGAAGGGGTAGGCGAATCCCGCGCAAGGACCATCAAGGAAGGTCTCAAGCGTCTCAGGGAGAGCGCCATGATAGAGAGAAGACCTTAA
- a CDS encoding CarD family transcriptional regulator, with protein sequence MFNVGDKVVYPMHGAGVIEAIEEREVLGERQKYFIMRIPLGEMKVMVPTKTAENVGLRGVISSQEVKRVFDVLRGEKTAMSQNWNKRYRANLEKIKSGDVYAVAEVVRNLSKRNKEKGLSTGERRMLESARHILTSEIVLATGKDEEEVTRTIDAILG encoded by the coding sequence TTGTTCAATGTAGGCGATAAAGTTGTATATCCCATGCATGGAGCAGGGGTCATCGAGGCAATAGAAGAGAGAGAGGTACTCGGTGAGCGCCAAAAATACTTCATAATGCGAATACCTTTAGGTGAGATGAAGGTGATGGTCCCTACCAAGACTGCCGAGAATGTAGGCTTAAGGGGCGTAATCTCCAGCCAGGAGGTTAAGCGGGTGTTTGATGTCCTTCGTGGAGAAAAGACTGCCATGTCTCAGAATTGGAATAAGCGATATCGAGCCAACCTGGAGAAGATAAAAAGTGGAGATGTGTACGCTGTAGCGGAGGTCGTCAGGAATCTTTCCAAAAGGAATAAGGAGAAAGGTCTTTCCACCGGGGAACGCAGGATGTTGGAAAGTGCAAGACATATTTTGACCAGCGAGATCGTCCTTGCTACCGGCAAGGACGAAGAGGAAGTCACCCGCACCATTGACGCTATCCTTGGTTGA